In the genome of Pusillimonas sp. T7-7, the window CCTCATCGTCGACGGGCAGGTGCGCGGCGGCGGCCGGCACGCCGGCAGCATCCGCCTGGCCGCGCGCGATGACCTAGTCCTGCGCGCCGGCGCGGCGCTCGACGCCAGCGGCGACGAACTGCGCCGCGACAGCGACGGCGGGATCATCGAAGGCGCGAACCGGGCCATCATCGACCTGAGCAGCCGTGACGGCCGGGTGGTGCTGGGCAGCGGCGCGGCGCTGGATGTCGGCGCGGGCGGCCAGGCACTGGGCACGGTGGACATCAATGCCCGGCGCATCGGCGGCGCGCGCGGCAACGACGTGGCGGTGGACGCGGCGGGACCGTTGACGGTTGGCGGCGCGAGGCGGGTGGCCGTCAACGGCACCTGGCGCTACGACGATGCGCGCGTCGATCCCGAAGATCCGAGTACGCAAATCGTCGATCAGACCTATCTCGATGGGCTGGACGGCGACAGCACCGCGTTCATCGACGCGGCGCTGGGCAACGCCGCGCTGGCAAACCGCATTGCCAGCCTGCGCGATGCCGCGGGCGCGGCCTTCCAATTGCGCCCCGGTGTGGAGATCGTCAGCGCCAGCGCCGACGGCAACCTGCGCGTGGAGGGTGACCTGGACCTGGCCGGCTACCGCTACGGGCCGGATGCAGACTCGGCGCGGCGCGGCAGCGGGGTGGCCGGCGTGTTCTCGCTGCGCGCCGGCGGCGACCTGACGGTCAAGGGCAGCATCACCGACGGCTTCGACCAACCGCCGGTCACGCCCGACGATTCCTACGAACTGACGGTGACCGGAAATCTGAGCGGCCCCTATACGCTGCCCCACGACATGGTCCTGGAGGCGGGATGGAACCTGGGGTCGGCCTATTTCTACAGCGATTACACGCTGCCGTTCGACCTGAACCCGACTGGCCAGATCCTGGTGAGTTCGGGCTCCAACAATCCCACCATCAAGCTGCCGATGGACCTGGCGCTCAACCGGGCGGCCAACATCCGCAACATGGTGCTGGACGGCGGCGCTAGCCTGGCCGCAGGTGTGACGGTGACCGATACGGCCACGGGCATCAGCTATACGGGCGAGATACCGGCGGGCACCAACATCGGCCAGGCGAGCTTGCCTATCGGGGCGGTCATGAAGGCCGGCAACCAGATCACCGGCACCTTCTATTTCGAACCCACAACCATCCCGGCCGGCACGCAGATGGTCGGCATGCGGGTCAACGCGGCAGCGGAATTCAGCCAGCGCCTGACGCTGCCCGGGGGCACGACGCTGCCCCAGGCTTTCCGCGTGAGCACGCTGGCCTCGGCCGCGCCGGTCGAGCAGAAGGTATGGGCCGTGGCACCGATGCTGGCGGCCGGCTCGCAGAGCTGGAGCATGCGCCTGGTGGCCGGCGCCGATCTTGCCTCGGCCGATGCGCGGGCGGCGCGCCGGGACGAAATGGGGGACCTGGTGCTCAGCGACCTGCATTTCGTGATGACCGATGATGCGAACGCCCAGGAGGGCGTGAGCGTGCTGCGTACCGGCACGGGGGATCTCGACCTGATCGCCGGGCGCGATTATCGGCAGGAATCGCGCTTCGGCGTCTATACCGCGGGTACGTACGTCGACAATGCCGATACCCGCGCCGGCGGCGCCCTGAACCTGCCCCGGGCCAAGCTTGCAGACGGTTCCGTGCTGGGAGGTGCCTTCTCGGACTACGAGGCGGCCATCGCCGGCTACCGGCCCTGGTTCGCCACCGGCGGCGGCAACCTGGCCATCGAAGCCGGGCGCGACGTACTGGGGCACATGAACGCCCAGCAGGTGGGCACGCGGAACTACGGCAACCTGGAGGTCGGCGACTGGCTGTGGAATCAGGGCGCGGCGCAGTTGGGCCAGCAAAGCGCCTGGTGGATCAATTTCGGCTCCTATGCTCTGCGCAGGACCACCAACGGCTCGCTGCAGACACGGGACGGTTCGCGCTACCTGGCGGCCTTCGACGGCGTCGGCACGCTGGGCGGCGGCAACGTCACGCTGCGATCGGGACGCGATGTGGGCGCATATGAAGCCGTGCCCAACCTGGGCGAGCGCGGCGCCCTGATGGTGGCGGTCGGCTCGTCGGGCTGGGTGGATGCCGATGGCACGGTCCATCGGACCGGCGGCGGAGATCTCAAGGTCGACGTCGGACGCCAGATCAATCCCGTGGCCACTGGCCCGGAGAAGATCCTGACGGGCCTGGTCAACCTGCGCGGCGACATCGACGTCGGCGCCGGATCGGTCGGCACTGTCTGGCAGACCTATACCCCGACCTCGACGGACAGTACGCGCGATCCCCGGCCCGATACGTACTCGCGGCACGTCAACGTGAACCGTTACGGCCCGGCCAGCGTCCTGCCCGGCGACGGCACCGTCAACCTGCGCAGCCGCGGCGACCTGGTGATGGACCTGCGCGATCCCGGGCTGCAGGGCAGCGCGGGTATCGTCGGCGCGCAAATCGGCGGCGAGAGCGGCGCCGTGCTGAGCTGGTTCACGCAGTTCACCGGACAGACGGCGGTGCAGGCCATGTCGGCCGGCGGCGACCTTCTGATCGGCGGCGAGGCGCCCGCCCGGACCAGCGTCATTGCGGCCAATGGCAATCTTTATGGCCAGGCCCGGTACGGCGACACAGCGACTAACCTGCGCGTACGACCCGCCGGCGAGGACGATGAACTGGAGTTCCTGGCCAGCGACTCGATCTACTATTTGAAGGTCAGCACGTCCGGCGCGCCCACTCGGATACTGTCCACGCCTGCCAACCCGGCTTGGCAGGCATTGCCGGACACGCAGATCTATAACGAATCCACCGTGCTGGGATCCAATCTGGCCGGATACGGCGGTTATGGCGATGTGTATGCCCGCGGCTACAATAGCCTGGAGCACGGTTCCGTCAAGATATCGCCGACGTTGATGTACGCCCGCGACGGCGACATCGTCTACGCCGATTACGGGCAGTCGATTTTTTCCCGCGATGGCGCGCAGAGCTACTTTTCCGGTCGGCCGGCCTTCGTGCGCGCGGGCCGTGACATCGTGAGCTTCGGCGAGCCGGGGCTCTATCGCGCCAACACCGATGCGTTCCAGCAGATATCTTCGCTGTTCGGCCACCACGCCGCCGACGACGTGTCGCTGATCCAGGCCGGACGCGACCTGATCTACATCAGCGCCATGGTGGCCGGCCCGGGCACGCTGGAACTGATCGCCGGGCGCAACCTCAGCCAGGACGACAGCGGCACGCTGCGCTCGATCGGCCTGGTCGGTTCGGCGGCCGGTGCGGATCCGACGGGCGGCGCCGATATCGCGATCACGGTCGGCACCGACGCCGAGGGCCCGGATTTCGCCGCCGTCAGGCAGGCCTATCTGGATTTCGCCAGTCTGGCCGACCCGGACGCCGCGTTGGCCGATCAGCCGGGCAAGGTGGTCAGGGTCTACGACGGCGAGTTGGTCGACTGGCTGGGCGAGCGCTATGGCTTCGATGGCGACAGCCAGGATGCGCTTGCCTACTTCGACGGGCTCGCGCCCGAACAGCAGCGCATCTTTCTGCGCAACGTATACTACGCCGAACTGCTGGCCGGCGGACGGGAGTACAACGACGCGGACGGCCCGCGCCCCGGTTCTTATCTGCGTGGGCGGCGCATGATCGAAACCCTGTGGCCGGGCGTGGACAGCGAGGTCGGCACCTCGCCCTACGAGGGCGACCTGGTCATGTTCTCCACCGGCAACCGCTCGGGCCTCATCCGCACCGAAGGCGGCGGCGACATCCAGATCCTAGTGCCAGGCGGTGACGTGATCGTAGGCGTGGACGCCGTGCGGCCGGAGAACGGCCCACAACGGCATCCTGACCCAGGGCGAGGGCAACGTGCAGATCTACAGCCAGGGCGATATCGCGCTGGGCTTGTCGCGCATCTTCACGACCTTCGGCGGCGACATCCTCGGCTGGTCGGCCGCCGGCGACATCAACGCCGGCCGCGGCGCCAAGACCTCGGTCGTCTACACGCCGCCGCGCCGGCTCTACGATGACGTCGGCAACCTGACGCTGTCGCCCGCGGTGCCGTCCTCGGGCGCGGGGATTGCCACGCTGGCCTCGGTGGCCGAAGTCTCCCCCGGCAACGTCGATCTGATCGCGCCGCTGGGCGTCATCGACGCGGGAGAGGCGGGCATTCGGGTGTCGGGCGACGTCAATCTGGCAGCGCTGCAGATAGTGAACGCTGACAACATCCAGGTGCAGGGTGAGTCGGTGGGCATGCCAGCGGTCGTAGCGGTCAACGTGGGGGCGCTGACCAGCGCCAGCGCGGCTTCCTCAGCCGCTGCCGGTGCGGCGCAAGACTCGGTATCGCGAGCGCGTGCCGAGGCGCGCCAGAATCAGCCGTCTATTTTCAGCGTACGGATTCTGGGTTTTGGCAATGAGTCGGCTAGCAGCGGCGGTGGCGGTTCCACAGCCAGTGTACCGGCTGGAGGGGGTGCGCGCGGCGTGAGTTATCAACCCGGTGGCATGGTGCAGGTGGTCAGCGATGCGTCGTTGACGCCAGCCGAACGCCAGAGTTTTGGCCTATAAACCGCTAGGAGAGCGGCATGTGAATGCGGTATGCTACTGCACGGTGTTGGCCGAGGAGCAGCATTTTCATCGCCCCGCTGATCGGCAGCCCATCGAACAGTCGCCTTTGTCGCGTGCCATTCGCATGGTTGAGCAAGAACCGGGCGTGACGCTGTTTGATCGCAGCTAGCGCGGTTCGACGCTGATCCGAGAGTGGCGGACGGCGGGCGCTGTTGGGTGAGGTGCAGCGCGTGTTGCCGGCCTATGATCAGCTCCAGCGCACGGCCAATGCGCTTTCGCATTGCTACGAGCACGCCGTGCGGGTAGGGATGGCCAGCATGACCGTGGGTCTGACCCATCCGCATTTAGCCCAACGATTGGACCGCGCGCGGCAAAGTCTGAACGATGTCAATTTGCATATTGTGGAGTGCGATGGCGCTACGTTAGTGCGTCATCTGCACGATGGGATGATAGTCCGACCCAGGTTACGCACGATCTATCGCCGGTGTCCTCATTGGCTATCTTATTCATAGTGGCATAAATCGGCAAGCTGTTATCTGGGGGGATAATCTGTTTACACTTCCACTGCTGTCGCCATGACTTGCCTGGGACAGCAGATAACCGTGTTAATAAAGCTTGATGAATCCATTAACATCTTTAGATAACGAATCGACTGAACAGCAAACCGTAACCCGGGAACAGCTGTATGACGAGATGTGGTCGCAGCCAGCTACGCACCTTGCTGCTAAGTATGGCGTCTCAGGCAGTCTTCTGGCTCGCGTTTGTGAACGATTACGTGTGCCTAGACCACGTCCCGGTTACTGGAGCAAGCTGGCGGTAGGCAAAGCGCTGCGCAAGCCGCCGTTACCAGCGGCAGAGCCTGGTGACGAACTCCAATGGCGTCCCGTCAATATCTCACGGGCGTGACCACCACCATAGCCCCCAGGACAATGCCGCAGGAATCCCAAAGAGCAACCCATGGAGAGGCAGTTCTTCAGCCAAGGAATAGCCGTGAGAAAGACTGGTGCGCATATTGGTCTTACTCGGTCGTATAGCCTTTGTTGCTCAAGGGTACTATGTTTTCGGGTGCTAGCTTGGTTGGTGGGAGCGGCGAAATTGGAAGCAGTACCAAGTCAACGAATGTATGCTCAGGTTTGTCGCTTGTGCGAGGATAACGGAAGACTACAGGTAGCTTGGATGCTGATAAAAAACCTTCGAAGGTCAAGGGGATGCAGCGCCCTCAGTCGTCTATCGGCTGAAATGACGCTGAGACACCTAACGGTTATCGCCACAATAGCGTCTTCAAGCGAAATTATCTTGACGTGAAGAACTCAAGGTAGACAACCTACTAGAATTTCACAGCAAATATCATCCAAGGTTCTCCCTCATGTATTGCTGTGGCGCCGAGCCTAGCGCACGGCGGAACATGGTGCTGAATGCGTTCACTGAGGTGTAACCCATATCTTGGGCTACGCTGAAAAGAGGCTGTCACAGTGAGAGCAGGCAGACCGCCTCGGATAGGCGCAGCTGTTGGCGCCATTGCCCGAAAGTCAAACCCGTTTCTTGCTTGAACAGGCGTCCCAGCGTACGCACTATGCCACAAAAGTTTCAGGCCATCCAGTGATCTTGCGAGCAGTGGACAACAATGTGAACAACAAAGCCTATTGGGCAAAGCCGCACTTCAGGAGTCTGGCAGTGGGAGCACCGCGTACATTCATGCTCTCGGCAACGATGAATTTTTGATTCCGTAGCGCAAGCCGTTAAATAAGGTCCTGCGCAGTATGAATCCTACGAGCCAGGCCATACACCTCATATGCGAGGGCAGGAGCGAGGAACATTGGGGGGCCGACCCCAGCTATTGCCGATCTTTGCCGGAGGCAGGGTTGGATCGACAGTGCCGAGCGAGCTGTCAACTGCGGGCTGGACACTCAGAACTCCATGCTGGCCGACAAGGTCGGCGTGAGCGGTGATCCCAGCGCGAATGCTCCCCATTGGGAAACGCCGGACAAGCATTTGCGATTGAAGGCGTTTTGAAGGTCAAGTCGGAAAGTCACATCACGATCTTGGATAACGGTAGCGTAGCGCGCGCCGAAGTCGACGCGCCTCCAGGCTGGCAAAGTCGTGCTGTTCTGCTGATCGACATATTGTTTCGCAGAATGAATCACGCTGGACGTCACGATCAAGCCCGCGACCCACGGTAAGTCCTACTCGGCACGAGCTGCCACATAAGGCTAGGGCATGGACATCGCATTAATGCGGCGTATGGTTCTGGGGTGTACAGAATACGTTTCTGCAACAACTTCCAGGGGAACCTGATTAGTTAAAGCAAGCAAAGCCCCTTGGTGCTGGGCGGGCGAAAGTGCTGGCGGCCTGCCCAATTGCCTGCCGTTGGCGCGTGCCGCAGCCATACCTGCGCGTGTGCGTTCGCTGATCAGTGAACGCTCAAACTCGGCTAGTGCTGCCATCATGTGAAACAGTAGCTGCGGATTCAACCGGTGGATGCAACATACTAGACGCTACATAAGCAGAAGGAGTGTTGCAGATGAAGCAGCGGCCTCGAATCTACTATACGGAAGACCAGAAAGCGCTGATGTGGGAACGCTGGCATAAGGGCGAATCACTTCAGCAGATCGCCCAGCTGTTTGATCGAAACCACTCTTCGATCCAGCGGATTCTTGCGGAGACTGGCGGCATACAACCAGTGCCAAGATATCGATCCGGTCGGGCACTGACGTTAGCCGAGCGCGAAGAGATCTCGCGGGGCCTGATTACGGGCCACTCGATCCGCTCGATTGCCATGAGGCTCAGGCGGGCGCCCTGCACGGTCAGCAGGGAAGTCAGTCGTAACGGAGGGTCATCGGATTATCGTGCCAGCTTGGCGGATCACTCCGCGTGGGACAGAGCACTTCGCCCTAAGATTTGTAAATTGGCAGACAATCGAAACTTAGCGCACTTGGTCGCCGAGAAGCTCCAACTGCAGTGGTCACCGGAGCAGATTGCTGGATGGTTGAAGTGCGCCTATCCCGACAGTGAGGAATATCAGGTGTCGCACGAAACCATCTATCGCACGCTCTTTGTTCAGACGCGTGGCGCACTGAAGAAAGAATTGCTGACGCACTTGCGACGTACGCGAGTCATGCGTCGCTCGCGTCACCATACGCAAAAGACAGATAACCATGGCCGGATCGTTGATGCTGTCTCGATCAGCGAACGGCCAGCTTCAGCGGAAGACCGCGCGGTTCCTGGGCATTGGGAAGGAGACTTGCTATTTGGCAGCAGTAACAGCCAGTTGCGACTCTGGTGGAGCGTCAGACGCGCTATGTCATGCTGGTGAAGGTGACAGGCAAAGATACCGAGACGGTGGTCAATGGGTTGATCAAGCATGCCCGACAACTGCCACGGGAACTCTATAAGTCGCTTACCTGGGATCGGGGCAAGGAGATGGCCGATCACAAGCGATTCACTCTGGCAACGGATATCAAGGTGTTTTTCTGCGATCCCCAGAATCCCTGGCAACGTGGGACCAATGAGAACACCAACGGCCTTGTGCGGCAGTATTTACCAAAGGGAATTGACCTGTCTGATTACTCACAAGCTAAGCTCAACGCTATCGCGAGACGATTGAATGAGCGTCCGAGAAAAACTTTAAACTACGAAACACCAGCCCAACGATTTAACCAGACCGTTGCATCCACCGGTTGAATCCGCAGCCGAAAGCGGCTGTTATGAGCTCAGTTGCGGCTTGGTCGACCGTGTCTGTCGGATCAAGTCTGAGTTAGTAGACGTAATATGTGTTAGCCACGCCATTCTCCAACGCCATTCCAGAGCCTGTTCACCATCGAGCGAATGAGAGATTCTGATTTGACGGTAGTCTGCTCATACAACAAGTCAGAAAGAAAAGACCTCATCTTGACCAAACCTCCTGGGGCAACCACATAACCATAAGCTCGAATCGTCGCTTCGGCCTGTTCTATTTGCTTTGCGTAGGGCGCCGTCGCCCCATCGTAGTCCACGTCCAGCTCAGGGTCAGGCTCGATCGAAACCATAAACTCCAATGCTTCTATAAATTGCGCGTAGGTCGGTTCCATTACATCCTCATAGCATGGTCAGGGGTTGATTTAGTTTGGGGTGCGACAGCTGGCGTGACCAGTGTATGGTCCCGGACTTTCGTGTGTTGTGCCAGGCCAATATCCAAGGCGGCCGCTTTATCTTCCTTGCGAGACACGGCAAAAGGCAACTTGCTCATGTCGTCGGTGTAGACTCGTATCCATTGACGCGCTCTGGATATTCCGACATAGAACACGTCAGATTTTGTGGTGCGGCTGTACGTCTCCTGATTCAAAATGGCGCCGGTTTCCGACAAGCCTTGCGCGCTGTGCGCTGTCGTCGCATAGGCCAGGTCCATGTGAAAAGGGCTGGATTTTGTGCCGCCGGCAAGGACCACTTCGCGTGTTACTTTACCGTGTTCGTCGAGCTGCCCCAATTTCACGGTGGTGGGCGTGGCAACCATCACCGTGTACCGCTCTCCGTTGGCCAAGTCTTGCTTTGCATGGTTGCGAGTGATCCGTACCATATCTCCGGCCGATAACTCTTGCTCAATTCGATCGTATACGGATAGTCTCGTCGCTCGAGTCGGGTTAAATTCAATTTTCTGACCCGTATCCAAACTTTCCACGATTATTCGATTTTTCTCTGTATTGACGTCGCGGACAATATACTGAACATCCGCTATGAGACCCATTTTGTAGCTACGTTCGGGCTGGAGGATCTGGCCAACCTGGTAATACCTGGCGCTGCGCCGTTGCGCTTGGGTCGTATCGACCCGCGTAAGCAACGAATACTCGAACCCAGTGCCGGCTAAACCTAGTTGCTCATGCACTAATGCATTCAGCGCCCGGCGTGACTGGTTGGTTCCCGTGACTATCAATGTCTCGCGTTGGGCTTGTGGCGACAATTGCGTAAAAGACTGGGCAATTTGCTTGTAGCGGTCTTCGGCGTCCTTGATTTCATGTACCGCGCCCAGCTTTGTGCTCAGCACGTGCACGGCCTCGGAGCCGGCACCTTCTGCCGCCAGTTCGACAGCTTTGCGCAAATGCGGTTCCTCCTGGCGCAGAATGTCGGCCATGCGTGCTGTATGCATGCCGGCATCTTGCAACTGATGCATAGGGCGGCCTGCTTCAATAGCTTTAGTTTGGTCCTTGTCGCCCATCATGACGACCCGTGCGCCGGCTTGTTCAGCACGTTTTTGCAGTTTTTCCATCTGGCGCGTCGGAACCACGGCCGCTTCGTCAATGACCAGTACTGTCTTGCTATCCATATCAAAACGCCCCTGTTCCTGGGTTAGCACCGAGGCAACCGTCACGGCCTCAACGCCCAGCCGGCGTAGCTCTTTGACCTGCTGGCTGTAGGGCGCTATGGATTTGACGGTATAACCGTGATCCTCAATCTTGGTTTTGACCTGCTCCAGCATGTACGACTTGCCGACACCCGCCAACCCCTGGACGCCAACAACACGATTTTCGGTCGTGAGAATCAGTTCGGCGGCCGCCAACTGGCCTGGCTGCAGGCTAGAACCCGCAAAAGCGCCGTGCAATTGCTCTTTATCGAACAAAGGGGTGACTACGCCTCGGCCTTCGCGTTCAATCTGAAGAATGCGCTTTTCGCGCTCACGGCCTGCCTGAGTGGTGTAATGCACCTCGGCTAGCACAAGACCGCCCGTGGCGATTGCCCGGCGTACATTGCCATGAGCCTCTTCGGGTGTTGCACCGGCGCGAACCATCGTGTCTACCCAGGCTTGACGGGATAACGCCGCTTCGCCCGCATCGGAGCCGTTCAATCGATAGACGGGCGCTCCCTGGATCAAATGGCCCTGTTTAACGGCGTCGTCAATGGCACGTTTGATATCCCAGTACTTGACGCCCGTACCCATGGCATAGGCCATGGCCTCCTGGACGAGCTTCTCTTCAGTCATGACAGCATCACGTTCGCTAATGTGGTGGATCGCCCATTTGACGCATTCCAGTGCCACAGGCGCATAGGAACTGGGTGGCTTGATACCCAGGCCCCAATCCAAACGATGTCCTTTGTCCTGGTCGAAATTGATGCCTAAGTCATGTGCGTCTTTCTCCCATGAGGCTTGAAGCGCTTCTCGGGTGATTTCAGGGCGCTTGTCGTTTCGGGTGGCCAGCGTAATCGCTTGCTTGAGCTCGCGACTTGCTGTTTTGCGATCTTTGCCGATCTTGGCAAGCTCGTCCTGGACTTGCATGCCCCGCTTGGAAAAGTGCTCGATTTGATCACGACTGATATGCGCCAATTCGAAGTTATCATTCTCGTAACGCAAGGAGTAGCCCGCCTTTTCCAAGAATGACGCCATTTCATTTTTATAGACGGCGTCCAGCAACTTCTTGTGTTTGAAAACTTGTTCATTGCTCATAGAAACCCATGTGCCGTCCGAACGCTTGGTCGCGTTCATGATGAGCGAGTGCGTGTGCAGTTGTGGATCGGCCTCATCGAATTCGGTAGGGCGCGCCGTTTCATGGCGAAATTTCGCAATGATTGCGTTGCCAGTTTGCTCGGAGTAGGAAACGCCGTCCTCTTTGTGTCGACCCCGAACAAGCTCTCTTTCTAGATACTCAAGGGTTTTAGTCACTGCATGGTCGTGCGCCTCCAGCACTTTGACATCTTTGCCGACCAAGGCCTGGATACTAATTGATTTGGGTGCCGAAAAGGTCAGATCGAGTGCAGCCCGCGCTTTACTATCCTTGCGGATTGACGTGGATAGTGCGATGTCGTCTCCCAACTTGCCACGCATTGCGTCGACAAACTGTTCTTGAGTGACGACGCCCTGTAGACCAAGTTCTCGGGCGCCTTGGCCTTGCCACTGCGCTGCGTCTCCTTCTTTGCCGTAATAGTCGTCTTTCTGGTCAGCGTAGTAGTGGCCGGCCTTGCCGGCATTACCCCTGTGTAGGGTCTGTAGGGAGATCATTTTCGCTCCATGGTGTTGCGTCAAATCCATCGGTACTCCATGCATTACCGACGGATAATCCTCGAGCCGGCGATGATTCCTCGCCGGCCGATGCTGTTTGAATGTGGCCAAGGACTGATCGCTCGATGAAAGCGGGATTGCGCTGGGCGAACTTGATGGGCTTGAGCTTGAATTTGGCGATGGGGTGGCCTTCCGCGAATGCGACGTACCCGGTCAAAGCAGACAGGTCTTGGATCTGGGAAGGCGTAACCACTGCCTCTTTGACTGGCTCCATCTGTTCAGTGGTCCCGGTCTCGCGACCTGGATTGCGTGAATCCACATACTTTGGCCGCAGCACTTCGTGTTCGCCCAGCGCCGTGGACATTTCCTTGGCGGTCTCCGGGTCCGTCTTGGAGCCACCTAACACCACCAGATTTCGAAAGCTGGCCCGCAGGGTTTGCGACATATCCTTGCCATAGATATCGTTCAGCTGCGAAACGGATTGAAGCCCGGCCGGAACACGAACGCCGTGTTTGCGACCTTTTGTCAGCACGTCCTCGAGAGAAGGGAGTTTCTCTAATGACGCTAGTTCGTCGATAAACAGCCAAAACCGGCGATTTTCATCCTCAGGCATTGACAGAATTGCTGAGCAGAATATATCCACCCACGCTGAAAGCAGCGGCTTCATGGCCGTCTTCATGTCTTCACGCCACGTGATGTACAGGCAACCGGTCTCGTTCTGCATCCAGTCGCGAATACTGAAGTTGCCGGAAGGCATCGCCCGGTGCTCAGATAGTTTGTTAGATAGCACAAATCGAGCGCTGTCGAATGCGCGTGTGGATTCCGATGCACCTGCAAAGAGCGACGCCGCTTCAGTATCTTTGAGAAAAACCTGCAAATCTTTGAAAGGCGCTTCACAACACCAGTAGATAACCTGTTTGATATCATGAAGATTCATTTCAAACAGCTTTTGAGACACTGAGCGCAGCAGCAAGCGGCCGAAGCTATTCCACTCTTCAGCATTGGCGTCTTTGCCCAACGGTACGACTGACATGGCTAAGCGCTTCCAGTCATACTCCGCCCGCACCTCATTGAAGTACATCCAGCCTTGGGTACGCGCGTCGTATGGGTTCAGTAGCATGTCGCCGGGCCGACCAAATTTACTGTAAAGGTCTCCATTCGGGTCGACGACCACGGCTCTGTCACCTCTTTTGAGCGCAGAGAAAAGAAGTGCGCGCATCAACACCGATTTTCCAGAGCCTGTCGCGCCGTTAAGTAGCAAGTGCAGGTTTTCTAGTTTCGTGGGCATTGGAACGCCTGCGACATCAACCTGATCCTTGTGGTTCTCGGTGCACTGCGCCACAAGCTTCTTGAACGGCACAACCTTGGTGCCGCGGATGTAGCGCTTGTATCCCGCTCCATCGAAGCCCTGCGTTTTGGCGGCTTTTTTGAGATAAATGCCCAGCGCAATGACAAGCAAAAAGCCAAACGCAGGCATGACCATCAGCGCAAGATGGGCAGGCGTTGCGCGAATCCAGTGTGCCAAATGGAGCCATGTAATGGCCTTGGGCGAGACGCCGCTCAGGTATAGAGCGGTGAGAAACCAAAGACCCAGAGGGATGATGACTAATGAAAATTTGAGGATTCGCCGCCGAATATACGGTGCCATAGAAACTCTCTACGTTGAAACATAAAGTTGAGGGGGTACAAACGGGCCAGTCAGTTGCCTAATATCGCGAAGCTCAACAAGACGCCTATCAATGCGCCAAGTAGGCCGCACCCGCTGGCGATGCCGCCGACAAACCAAACATTGCGTGAGCTTGCGCCAAGTAAGGCTTGACCTGATTGGCGTAGATCCTTTTGCGCAGACGTGAGCGCGGCACTTGCCAACTGCAGTTGTTGATCGGCGCCCTGGGTTGCATGGGTCGTTGCTGCGACTGCGGCGCGCTGCAAGGTTTGTGGCATGCCTGACAAAATGATGGAGACCTGGCGAAGCTCCTCGAGCTGCTTGTGGTTTTCACTTTGCAGCCGTTCGTATTCCTGCAGCAGGTCGCGATACAGAACCTCCATCTTGGAGCGGGGTTGTGCTACCGGTTGCACGATATCTGTGCTTTGCATGGGCGAGCTAGCCAAAAAGTGCGGCAAACGCGCTATCGAGCTGGCTGCGGACGGGCTTGGCCAGACTCTGCAGGGCGATCATGTCTGTAATGCGCTCAACGCTTTCGTCATCGTCCGGATCGGTTTGACG includes:
- a CDS encoding filamentous haemagglutinin family protein, with translation MNAGRGAKTSVVYTPPRRLYDDVGNLTLSPAVPSSGAGIATLASVAEVSPGNVDLIAPLGVIDAGEAGIRVSGDVNLAALQIVNADNIQVQGESVGMPAVVAVNVGALTSASAASSAAAGAAQDSVSRARAEARQNQPSIFSVRILGFGNESASSGGGGSTASVPAGGGARGVSYQPGGMVQVVSDASLTPAERQSFGL
- a CDS encoding recombinase family protein, with product MNPQLLFHMMAALAEFERSLISERTRAGMAAARANGRQLGRPPALSPAQHQGALLALTNQVPLEVVAETYSVHPRTIRRINAMSMP
- a CDS encoding helix-turn-helix domain-containing protein — protein: MRTLGRLFKQETGLTFGQWRQQLRLSEAVCLLSL
- a CDS encoding type IV secretion system DNA-binding domain-containing protein, which codes for MAPYIRRRILKFSLVIIPLGLWFLTALYLSGVSPKAITWLHLAHWIRATPAHLALMVMPAFGFLLVIALGIYLKKAAKTQGFDGAGYKRYIRGTKVVPFKKLVAQCTENHKDQVDVAGVPMPTKLENLHLLLNGATGSGKSVLMRALLFSALKRGDRAVVVDPNGDLYSKFGRPGDMLLNPYDARTQGWMYFNEVRAEYDWKRLAMSVVPLGKDANAEEWNSFGRLLLRSVSQKLFEMNLHDIKQVIYWCCEAPFKDLQVFLKDTEAASLFAGASESTRAFDSARFVLSNKLSEHRAMPSGNFSIRDWMQNETGCLYITWREDMKTAMKPLLSAWVDIFCSAILSMPEDENRRFWLFIDELASLEKLPSLEDVLTKGRKHGVRVPAGLQSVSQLNDIYGKDMSQTLRASFRNLVVLGGSKTDPETAKEMSTALGEHEVLRPKYVDSRNPGRETGTTEQMEPVKEAVVTPSQIQDLSALTGYVAFAEGHPIAKFKLKPIKFAQRNPAFIERSVLGHIQTASAGEESSPARGLSVGNAWSTDGFDATPWSENDLPTDPTQG
- a CDS encoding LysR family transcriptional regulator — translated: MNAVCYCTVLAEEQHFHRPADRQPIEQSPLSRAIRMVEQEPGVTLFDRS
- the mobF gene encoding MobF family relaxase → MISLQTLHRGNAGKAGHYYADQKDDYYGKEGDAAQWQGQGARELGLQGVVTQEQFVDAMRGKLGDDIALSTSIRKDSKARAALDLTFSAPKSISIQALVGKDVKVLEAHDHAVTKTLEYLERELVRGRHKEDGVSYSEQTGNAIIAKFRHETARPTEFDEADPQLHTHSLIMNATKRSDGTWVSMSNEQVFKHKKLLDAVYKNEMASFLEKAGYSLRYENDNFELAHISRDQIEHFSKRGMQVQDELAKIGKDRKTASRELKQAITLATRNDKRPEITREALQASWEKDAHDLGINFDQDKGHRLDWGLGIKPPSSYAPVALECVKWAIHHISERDAVMTEEKLVQEAMAYAMGTGVKYWDIKRAIDDAVKQGHLIQGAPVYRLNGSDAGEAALSRQAWVDTMVRAGATPEEAHGNVRRAIATGGLVLAEVHYTTQAGREREKRILQIEREGRGVVTPLFDKEQLHGAFAGSSLQPGQLAAAELILTTENRVVGVQGLAGVGKSYMLEQVKTKIEDHGYTVKSIAPYSQQVKELRRLGVEAVTVASVLTQEQGRFDMDSKTVLVIDEAAVVPTRQMEKLQKRAEQAGARVVMMGDKDQTKAIEAGRPMHQLQDAGMHTARMADILRQEEPHLRKAVELAAEGAGSEAVHVLSTKLGAVHEIKDAEDRYKQIAQSFTQLSPQAQRETLIVTGTNQSRRALNALVHEQLGLAGTGFEYSLLTRVDTTQAQRRSARYYQVGQILQPERSYKMGLIADVQYIVRDVNTEKNRIIVESLDTGQKIEFNPTRATRLSVYDRIEQELSAGDMVRITRNHAKQDLANGERYTVMVATPTTVKLGQLDEHGKVTREVVLAGGTKSSPFHMDLAYATTAHSAQGLSETGAILNQETYSRTTKSDVFYVGISRARQWIRVYTDDMSKLPFAVSRKEDKAAALDIGLAQHTKVRDHTLVTPAVAPQTKSTPDHAMRM